The Vicia villosa cultivar HV-30 ecotype Madison, WI linkage group LG1, Vvil1.0, whole genome shotgun sequence genome includes a region encoding these proteins:
- the LOC131647789 gene encoding uncharacterized protein LOC131647789, whose product MDDMPVDGSLEDVATSDVNMEGRENNASSCHPQSSRHPFRARYNIARNFKNNMVMAKSRLPNPTTCRRCNARLFHHESRDTCCSGGKVSFPRVDAPTELQELFLDGSAEGKHFRQHIRSYNHVFSFTSIGVHVDESILASGRGIYTFRAQGAFIIFR is encoded by the exons ATGG ATGATATGCCTGTTGATGGATCTTTGGAGGATGTAGCAACATCGGATGTTAATATGGAAGGAAGAGAAAACAATGCCTCATCGTGTCATCCTCAAT CCTCGCGACATCCTTTTCGAGCAAGATATAATATTGctcgaaatttcaaaaataacatgGTGATGGCAAAATCTCGGTTGCCTAATCCAACTACCTGTAGACGTTGCAACGCAAGACTGTTTCACCACGAATCACGTGACACATGTTGTTCTGGTGGGAAGGTATCGTTTCCAAGGGTTGATGCTCCTACAGAATTGCAAGAACTATTTTTGGATGGTTCAGCAGAAGGAAAACATTTTAGGCAGCATATTCGAAGTTACAACCATGTCTTCTCTTTCACTTCGATTGGTGTTCACGTCGATGAATCTATTCTTGCATCTGGTCGTGGTATATATACATTTCGTGCTCAAGGAGCTTTTATAATTTTTAGGTGA